A window of Solanum stenotomum isolate F172 chromosome 9, ASM1918654v1, whole genome shotgun sequence genomic DNA:
TTGTCATTACCATCCCCATCGCCATCGCCATCACTAtcattattaataattattattgtctTTATCACCAACCATGTCTGTCATCACAATCATCATTATTTCACTAGTGTCATTCATTTGCTACCATACTTACTTTCTCCATCATTATAATTATATCAATATATTGTTGAACCACCGTACCCTTGTCTTTGTAGCCACCGCCAACTTCCCTATCACTAGCAACTACTACCATCACTACATGAGTCAATCTTACTACGTACCAATAAACTCCACCACCAAAACTAGTACCGCTGTCAACTACTGCCACCACTGCTGCCATCTCCGTCATTACTCAACCACTTCCATCATTGTGGTCAATCCCTAATGTCAACCACCTCCATCGTCATAACTAGCATTGCCATCAACTACCACAAACACATCATTAACCATCACATATTCTTTAGCTGCCACCATCAATATCAACTACTAACATGCATAAATCAACTTCACAATTATAACCATCAACACCATTACCATCACTAGGAAGCATAAATGTTTCATTTtctaaatcaaataataattttattttattaatttttaattaaattatatattatgtacATATTAATCAATTATGTATATTCAGATGTTAAAAACAATCAGTTTTAAATATTCAatgtttaaatttaaaaacaatatcttaattaattatacattCAGACGTttaaatcttaatgaaaacaaacgAGGACTAAGATCTTCTTGTTTTGTGATCCTTGATCCATTGATTAATTAAACGTCATATTCAGGATaatgataattatattattttagattTCCTGTTTGaacaaaatttcttcttttcatcCCTTGGTTGACATTTGTACATTTGACTATGTACCATCAAGAATTAGTCAAAAATTGCacaaattgtatggacaaaaTTAGCCCCAAATATTCATTGAATAGGTGGAAATCTTTCACTATAAATAGCTAGTTAGCTACTAATTCTTCTTCACTACAATTCATactaaaaaactttatactttaAATTTGCTAATCAAATCCATCATCATGAATACCAAAGTCATGTTAGCTCTCTTGTTTTGCTTCCTCCTCGTTGCATCCAATGGTGAGCTATATATCTTACCTCCCGCTCCATAATTTGTTCTCTTGTTGTACACACTTTGGAAGTGTGTCGAAAGATTGTGCTAATTGTCATaggcgtatctagagggggttctgtgggttcacgtgaacccatgctcccctctctaaattatatatatagtagtgttatttttttttaaaaattacttaaatatagatgtgtgaacccagtATTATATAAAAACATGATGATGagtgggtgcacctctctaagtgaggatagaaatttaaatcttatatctataGTTTTTTTAAGTAACACCTCTCCAAGTGGTTATCGGTAACACTTTTGACGTTTcaataatttcttcttttatttttttactttaatctttcaaagttcaagagtgTTACATTGgaaattccaaaaaaattatataattatatcaaatgtgtatattaaaatttaaaactaataatattatgtattttggacctataattttaaaaatttaatggttcatattaagaacctaaaagtcaaaccGTTCAAATTGATATCATAGATGTATTTTTTCGTAATATTGCACCCATCCTTTTTAAATCTTGAATACGCCTATGTTAAttgttattatatttcatttgcTTTGAGTTAAACAAACTGATAGTGTATAGAaattttatgatataatatagTATACTATAACCAGTATTGACATATCATCACTTATTCACTTTGTTTTCTACGACAGATAGTAAATGAATTTAATTCTATAGTATAATTTTCTAGAAATTTATACACGGGGAGTTAAAAATAACTAGCTAGATCATACAACACCTAATTATGCCTAAAGCAATATTTTGAACGTCCTTCACCACTatagtagtattattttttatatgtcgatgagattcaaaaaattatacatagctaaaaaaaattgttttggtAGATTATCGCACAATATATACTTAGGTCCACCCTTGATTCATGGGTGGATTTAGGTCATCATTGGTTGGGGATTCTCGGGATCCAGCAACTTTTGCATGTATTCTACTAACAAAGTGTGTTGTTTTAGTCCAGTGGTAGAAAAGGaacctttttattttatctctttttaatttttttaaaatttgagatgAGTGAGATCAACAAAcgtcaaattttgaattcaccTATGTCCTGATTCCAAGTATAAAGTCATGTTAATTCTTATATCATGCAGAGATGCAAGTTGGAGAAGCAAAAGTATGTCAAAGGCGGAGCAAGACATGGTCAGGGCCATGTATTAACACAGGGAATTGCAGCCGTCAATGCAAGGAACAAGAGGATGCTCGTTTTGGAGCTTGTCACAGAAGTGGCTTTGGATTTGCTTGCTTTTGCTATTTCAAATGCTAAATTATTTCTATCAAATATGTAACAGTATTGTTGTGTGTTGTTTGAATAAGAACGTCCAATTTACTAAAATTGGATGTACCCCTAGTTATGTTGGTGTGTCCAATTTACGTATTCTATCGTAATGtatgtattatattgttttgatgaatataatgtttggatagataatattattatttcttcatcttttcataGTGTCACGTGACATcaataatttgaagaataaactTTCATACTATAAGTCTATAACGGAAAGTTGGGAATGGATAGAGCTAGCTATTATAGATACATAAAGAGCAAAGGGTAAAATATGATTAGTAAATAAcaagaataagaaaaatgagaaaaagaattAGAGTGATGCGACACACCAAATTAGTCTTGTATAAAATGAgattttaaatcatataattgTTGGGTGTGCAAATAAAAGTTCCACATTAATTAGTAGCGAAAAGATTGAAAAACTACATATAAGTGTATGATCTCTAAATAATAATGACtcatagggtttagggttttagggtttGAACCTCATTGGACATTGGGCTGACAATACacatgtaacatctcgcaatttgaaataactaggaagaagctaataattggaaatagtcattttttgaaagaatgaaaatctggaaatttggcaaagttatgaaaaaatgagttttttgtcaacttcaaatgaccataactcctagctcaggatgagttaggtgtaatTCTAGATATGGCTGGAAAGCTCTTGAAACTATCTTTCCAAAGACgccaagtttgcacgattccgagtttgtatgagtgagatatgccctttggaagttgggctgttggaataaggaaagttcTATCCGAATTTTaaaggggtagtttggtcttttccttaaccttttattttaattcgttttagtaataattttaaGGGTCTCAACTgataggattcagtttacgcttttagaaaaaggttagggttttgagagaagagaaaagaagaggggAACAAAGAAGAACATTCAAGATTCGTTGATTTCTTGGAGCTTTGCTTGTgaaattcgtcgggggtgatccctacaaggtatgtgagatcacatagcgttgggttagttcacccatgcgccaagtATGTTTAATTCAACGTGTTTTCGTCCTATAAAGATTGAGAAATTGATGTTCTcgatagttgttcttgaattgatttcgttcttgaatatgagttgggattaaggagtttcttgttgattaagtgttgtttccttgagttgtttgcgttagattttgtgtatatgatttgagtacatgaatctaaagtgaatttgagaaaaagaatcgaattaaAACAATTTAGGATTAGAAAACGAGATCAAAAATTCGTCAGAATTTTGCCTAAGGAACAGGTCACGCGACGCGCCCCCATAGCGCCAGGAGGGCTGGGGCGGTGCACCCAAAGTGAGCCCCAGTAAGTTGGGGCCTGGCGCGGCGCTCCCCGAACATGCCCGGATCGGCCTTTTTCACCCGGTTTTCGTCATTCAGTCTGTTTAAGTCCTCTTAAGGTGTATTAACACTTTCCATTGGtcctaactactctaaatgacttctaaacatttagaaatcatccataaacacgAGATCATAAActaatccataatccaattcaagaaaAGCTAGGATCAAAGTCATGAGAAGTTaaaagtcaagtctagaagCTAAGAAGCAAGTCAGgcaaagtttttaaagttttcaaaagtctttaacaaacgttttaactttgttttaagacttaagtttcaagttaagcaaagagtaaaaagttgagttcatttctcaaaagatATTATGGAACTAAGTATTcgcaaagagtttataaatgttttcacatttgagtaagaaaagggaacatcgattgcaagagaacttttaagctaagttttgagtaattatctcaaaccaaagaaagaagtttgtttttaaaacatatgaggtAAGTATgatttgggagtagtattgagcatcgatatggggatgcgagttcatattaactcaagtctccataaatcatgtagccatcatgggtattaatggatcatactttttagatgatcacataagttaagctagtagatccactaagttaagcgttctatatgacggcaaagtataggacagttctggcagcgtgggtaagacgttgtatcaccacttgggctcatagtggtagttgtcggttagaaaataTCCCACaaactatattatttattatatgagtaaagttgagttgttactGCAATTCCTTAGCAAAGTAAGTTGATTTTACTGTTTTGcaaagcttttcatatattgcatgtgttcattgctttattttgagttaagttattcataagttgagaagagccaaggtaagtgtttctttcagaatcttttcaagcaTATGTatttgtttagctttccaactcgcatactcgtacattcaatgtactggtGCCAGTTGACCTgtatcgtcttatgatgcagacgcaggtaatcaggatcagcatccaacgcctcgttgatccagcttgagcactcagagtctgtgGTGAGCTTTCTTGCATTCGAAGGACttctttatttgctttctagtttagttcattaggatgttgtggggtttgtcccaacatccatctcagttgttttaagaggcttcatagacagttagtcattagttctttagtcttctcattttatcttatgttaagacttgagttgccattttggccaagttgaatgtttatttcttttaacattctaagttatattatgaagtttatttgagtaagttcatttgatcattgtaatcaTGCTTAGagtctttcgctgagttaagtaagccaggccaagggttcacttggggcaagcaatggttctcaagtgccagtcccgcccagggtgtatgCTCGGGGCATggcaaacttggtatcagagcacagagttcaaaagtcctagggagtctatgaaaccgtgtctgtagagtcctattTATCGGTGTGAcgcgtgccacatctataattaggaggctgtaacatttaggaactatctcacttctttcatactcattccGTGTGTTAGAGTTTAATCCCTaaaagtttccctctaattcgtACTTGCGCGTGTTTCaaataatcatgcctccacgaagagttgtcagaggtcgtcctgcGAGACGCAAtattgaggagcaaaagctacccaatgcacctgaagtgcaacctcaaggagAAGTCACTAATGCTGAGTTCAGAAAGGCTATAAGGATGCTCaatcaagttgtgaccaaccaagttgGGCAACAGAGAGGAGCTCGGcaagaagaggctgacacttcaaggattcgtgagttcttgaggatgaatcctccaagtttcactggttcaagaaCTATTGAGGATCCaaagaacttcattgaggagttgaaaaATGTAttcgatgtgatgcatgttgctgacACTGAGAGAGTTGAGCTAGCTATATATCAACTGAaaaatgttgctaggacttggtttgatcagtggaaaAGGGGTAGAGTTGAGGATGCACCACTTGCGAGCTGGGCCTGTTTTGAGGAAGTTTTCTTGGGgagtttctttccccgagaactgaaagaggccaaggtacgtgagttcctcacactaaAGCAGGATTTTGTAAGTGTTCATGAATATGGATTGaggttcacccaactatcccgttatgctccggagatggttaaggacatgagtagtagaatgagtttgtttgttgctagGTTGGGtcgtctatcaagcaaagaagcCAGCAATGCTGATAggtgacatggacatatcaaggttgatggtttatgtgcaacaggttgaggaagaaaagctgagggacagagaagagttcagaaataagaaagcGAAGACAGGAAATGAGTCTGGGCAGCAGAAGGGTAATGTGAATCGTCCGTCTtttcaacaaaagcaaaatGGACCTGCTTCATCATCTTCTGGTGCACCTGCACCTCGAAATAAAGGCGAATATTATGGTCAGAATTCGCATAACTTCAGAGCTAAACCAATATAGTcccaaggtagtgtggcacaaggaggtaattggGCTCCTGTATGTGCTAAGTGTGGGAGAAtccacccaggtaagtgtcgtgatggcttGACAgcttgtttcaagtgtggacaagagggacACTTcttgaaagagtgccctaagaataggcaaggtagtggaaatctggGAAATAGATCCCagtcttcatcagttgctccaccagaaaGGGctacacctagaggagctattTTCGGTACTAGTAAATgagcaaaccgcctctatgcaatcactagtcaccaagagcaagagaactctccagataTTGTCACTGGTATAATCAAAGTCTTTGTTTTTTGTGTTTATgatttgctagacccaggagtaagtttatcttttgtaaccccttatgttgcaaataagtttgatgttatccctgagaaactttgtgaacccttctgtgtttctacacctattaGGGAGTCTATTCTAGATGAGCGAGgttatcgtgattgtgtcatttccatcaatcacaaagacaccatggctgatttatttgagttagacatggtagatttcgatgtcattctaggtatggactggcttcatgcctgctATGCaacaatagattgtagaactcaagttgtcaagtttcagattcgaaatgagccagtcttagagtggatgAGTAATTCAGCAGTGCCTAaaggtcatttcatttcgtaccttaagacaagaaagttagtttccaaggggtgtgcctatcacttagttcgagttaatgacttaagtgttgaggtacctcctattcagtcagttccattagtaaatgagtttccataaGTCTTTACAAATGATCTTTCCGGagttcctcctgagagagagatatacttcggtatagatcttcttccagatactcgtcctatctctattccgccatatagaatattggcaccagcagagttgaaagagtaaTTGCAAgatcttttagagaaagggtttattcgaccaagtgtcttaCCTTGGGGTGCttcggtcttgtttgtgaggaagaaagatggttcccttaggatgtgtatataTTACCGTTAATTGAACAatgttaccatcaagaacaaatatcctcttccaagaattgatgattttttttatcaatttcagggtgctttttgtttttctaagatagacctcaggtttggctaccatcagttgaaagtaagggagtgtgatattcccaagacaacattcaggactcgttatggtcattatgaatttctGGTTATGTCGTtcggtttgaccaatgcacctgcagcattcatggacctcatgaatagagtattcaaaacttatttagatatgtttgttatcatattcattgatgacatactaatctatttaaggaatgaagaagatcatgatAATCATTTCAGAATAGTttttcaaactttgaaagataaatagTTGTATGCCAAATTCTTGAAATGTGAGTTCTGGCTTTAGTCTGTGCCATTCTTGGGCCATATAGTTTTCGATGATGGGATTAGAGTTGAAACTCAGAAGATAGATGTAGTtcagagttggcctagacccacatctccaactgatattaggagtttcttgggtttggctagctattatagaaggtttgtggaggggttctcatctatctCATCccatttgaccaagttgacttagaaaacaatgaagtttcaatggtctgaagcttgtgagaaaagctttcaggaattgaaaaagaggttgactactgcctcAGTACTGACCTTACCAAAaggtacacaaggctttgtGGTGTactgtgatgcatctagagtggGTTTGGGTTATGTATTAATGTAGAATGGCAAagtcatagcttatgcttccagacagttgaaagttcatgagaagaactacccaacccatggcttagagttggttgttgtagtatttgctttgaagatatggcgtcactatttgtatggtgtttatgttgatgtattcactgatcacaggagcttacaatatgtgttcacttagaaggagcttaatctcagacaaagaaGATGGTTAGAATTACCcaatgattatgacatgagtattctttaccacccaggtaaggctaatgttgttgctgatgctttaagcaggttgtctatgggtagtaccgcccatgttgaggaagaaaagagagggttagcaaaggatgtgcatagacttgcacgcctgggagtcagacttatagATTCCACAGAAGAAGGAATAGTGGTAATGAATGGGGTTgagtcatcattagtgtcagaagtaaaagagaagcaaggccaagatcccattttgctagACTTAAAAGCAAATGTTAATAAGCAAAGGATAttgacttttgaacaagggggagatggtgtattgagatatcaatgtagattgtgcgtacctatggtggatgaactccaagaaaggatcatggaggaagctcatagctccagatattccattcatccgtgttccaccaagatgtatcgtgatttgaaagaagtgtattggtggaatggcatgaagaaggacattgctgAATTTGTtactaagtgtccaaattgccaacaagtgaaagtagaacaccaaaggcctagtggtttggctcagaatatagaactttcagaatggaagtgggagatgatcaatatgaatttcatcacaggtttgccaaggtctcgcagacaacatgattctatttgggtgattgtcaaTAGGATGATGAAATCAACCCATTTTTttcggtaaagactaccaactCAGCAGAATATTATGCTAAGCTTTATATGCTaagctgaagaggatatgaagaagagatatccacatctctttgaaatcGGAGAAAATGCAGAGCAAGGTACAGATTTtattcttagtactctttaaattgtgagtgagcatgttgtttgttgcatttgcttgttgggtgtttgaacttgatgcTACACcattagcctagtaagagtaatctcattggAGGACGAATGTTcgcaagggggagatattgtaacatctcacaatttgaaataactaggaagaagctaataattggaaatagtcatttttcaaaagaatgaaaatctcaaaatttggctaagttatgaaaagtgagtttttggtcaacttcaaacgaccataactcctagctcaagatgatttaggtgtaattacagatatggttggaaagatcttggaacgatttttccaacgccgccaagtttacGCGAtttcaagttcgtatgagtgagatatgcccattgaaagttgggctgttggaataaggaaagttcTATCCGAATTTTAAAGGGGtggtttggtcttttccttacctttttattttaattcattttagtaataattttaagggtctaaatagataggattcagtttacgcttttagaaaaaggttagggttttgagagaagagaaaagaagaggggaactaagaagaacattcaagattcgtcgatttcTTGGAGCTTTGcttgtggaattcgtcgggggtgatttCTACAAGGTATGTAAGATATAgagttgggttagttcaccatgcgccaagcatgtttaattcagcaTGTTTTCttcctaaaaagattgagaaattgATGTTCTcgatagttgttcttgaattgatttcgttcttgaatatgagttgggattaaggagtttcttgttgattaagttttgtttccttgagttgtttgcgttagattttgtgtatatgattTGAGCATAtgaatctaaagtgaatttgagaaaaaaaaattggattaaaacaatttaggatcagaaaatgAGATCAAAAATTCGTCAGATTTATGCCTAAGGAACAGGTCGCGCGACGCGCCCCCATAGCGTTAGGAGGGCTGGGGCGGCACACCTGCAGTACGCCCAAAGTGAGCCCTAGTAAGTTGGGGCCTAGAGCGGCGCTCCCCGAACGTGCTCGAATCGACGTTTTTCACCCAGTTTTCGTCATTCAGTCCGTTTAGGTCCTCTTAAGGTGTATTAACGCTTTCCATTGGtcctaactactctaaatgacttctaaacatttaGAAACCATCTATAAACACGAGATCAtgaatcttgaatccataatccaattcaaggaaagttaggatcaaagtcatgagaagttaagagtcaagtctagaagctAAGAAGTAAGTTAAgcaaagtttttaaagttttcaaaagtctttaacaaacgttttaacttagttttaagacttaagtttcaagttaagcaaagagtaaagagttgagttcatttctcaaaagatattagggaactaagtatttccaaagagtttatatatgttttcacattttagcaagaaaagggaacatcaattccaagagagcttttaagctaagttttgagtaattatctcaaaccaaagaaagaagtttgtttttaaaacatatgagctaagtatgaTTTGGGAGtcgtattgagcaccgatatgagaaTGTGAGTTTAACTcatgtctccataaaccatgtagccatcatgggtattaatgggtcatactttttagatgatcacataagttaagctagtggatccactaagttaagcgttctatatgacggcaaagtataggacagttttaGCAGCGTGggaaagacgttgtatcaccacttaggcttatagtgatggttgttagtTAGAGAAtatcccacagaaactatattattttattaaatgagtaaagttgagttgttactGGAAttccttaacgaactaagttgcttttactGTTTTGCAAAGCtattcatatattgcatgtgttcattgctttattttgagctaagttattcatgagttgagaagagccaatgTAAGTGTTTATTTCAGAATCTTTTTAAGTCTATGTATTATTTAGCTttccaacttgcatactcgtacattcaatgtattgatgccatttggcctgcatcgtcttatgatgtagacgcaagtaatcaggatcaacattcagtgcctcgttgatccagcttgagcactcagagtctgtggtgagcttccttgcattcggaggactcctttatttgctttctagtttagttcttTAGGATGTTGTGGAGTtcgtcccaacatccatctcagttcttttagaggcttcatagacagttagtcattagttctttagtcttctcattttatcttatgttaagacttgagttgccattttcgccaagttgaatgtttatttattttaacattctaagttatattatgAAGTTTATTTGAGCCtagagtcttccgctaagttaagtaagccagaccaagggttcgcttggggctaacaatggttctcgagtgccagtcccgcccagggtgtaggctcgaggcgtgacaacaCATTGGTCCAATTTTAATAACTTGAATGGATTTAATGTCCCTCAATTCCATTGGGCAATTTGTCATCATGACCTATTAGTGTAATGAGTAAGTTTTAAAAATGTCTATAAGCTTAATAAGAGATTTATATATAGCAACAGTTTGCTCAATCACAATTCATGGCTACATTTTAATAAGAAGAGAGAAATGAAAGagagagggagagggagagggagagggagggggagggagagagagagagacgaGAAAGGAAAGAGAGAGATTGAATACATGTTGTATTCGTTGTATCAGGATGTATCACGGATACGATTAATTtgtatcaatgaatacaatCTAAAGAGGCCTAAAACATAAATTGGCCCCAGACCATAAATAACAAACACAACAATGGGCTCCAACTATTGAGGCCAAATATTGAATAGTGAAATAATTAAGTGTTTGATTAATGGGTAAACTAcataaatttcactagtttaggtcTTAATTACTAAGATTTTCgaaagtttcaaatattacttcctctatCATATTTCATCcttaggatacatgagttgGAATCCGtgaaatacatgtatctgccgAATTTTAAAACtgagatacatattttatttgtttaaattaattagttgtaactaggggtgttcacggtttggataaaaaccgatccaaatcgaaaaactgaaccaaaccgataaaataaaattgattttatttgggtttgatttggtttggttttagatttttgaaaaccgatagtatttggtttggttatggttttattcgaaaaaatccgaagaaataaccgaaccgaatcgatgaattatatacatatattttattaatatacatacttaatatattgtttttataaacaattttaaagaccTTATActtattttgattaaaatttctttataatttacttatggaaagcaaaaatgcccaagatgaagcatttatcttattgatttcatgtatatgagtgtctatgccAATTCTTTGTGgaactgaaaatgttattgtttcTTCCTTCGAAAcaaatatagtgaattttaaagctttattgatagttaatttagtgatcgaaagttcagtatctaactattttttgttttgaatggattgttgtcacatttttcacattttgaatgaattgtttcttttatttttgtgtatggttaataaccgaataaccaaaccaaatcaaacagAAATCGATAACGTaccaccaaaccgataaatgtatattatatttggtttggtttggttttgataattttaaaaccgattaagttggtttggttttggttttgaccaataaccgatccaaaccgacctGTCAACACCCCTAGTTGTAActaatttccttaattagagaaGTAGTTGAGGATTTTCAAAATACATGtacaattaattttgaaaatttaaattaatcaaatccctTAATATAAGGCGGAAATCAATGTATGTTTaatcaatttcattttattattctttgaaatactaaattcattaatattattaataaaagataaaaaaaaaaaaaacatgtatgtATTAGtcatgtaatttgattaatttcattttattactcttaaaataataaattcattaatttgatgtatcttgtatcaatatatgatatatccaaccaactaaacacttagatacatatgtatcatagaagtgtctagatttatttaatatatttgttatatgtgtctagtattaatttcatgtatctatttatatgatctaattttaatttcatgtatcttttatatgtatctagtattaa
This region includes:
- the LOC125877926 gene encoding defensin-like protein 1; this encodes MNTKVMLALLFCFLLVASNEMQVGEAKVCQRRSKTWSGPCINTGNCSRQCKEQEDARFGACHRSGFGFACFCYFKC